From one Lotus japonicus ecotype B-129 chromosome 3, LjGifu_v1.2 genomic stretch:
- the LOC130746563 gene encoding F-box/kelch-repeat protein At3g06240-like: MYESLSGFGYDASTDDYLVLLMSKPKIRSHSSDWKTDIAIFSLKTNSWDQIKRVKFPYRSCHPITDAGLLLNGALHWLVYSRDVHGVVIIAFDMIEKSLLEIPLPSGIDKGLAFQFRGGLYLRVMGDCLCLCYTGCSYRVMAEIWMMKEYKVHSSWTKSYVLPTDNIPHNFFLPMSFTKSEGLFGSNCSGSLVKFNSEGVLTEQAACRIKSFKSDLLEFAVYKESLLSLPGDSGELSENGQQ; this comes from the coding sequence ATGTATGAATCCTTATCAGGATTTGGGTATGATGCATCAACTGATGATTATCTGGTTCTTCTTATGTCAAAGCCCAAGATTCGATCACATTCTTCTGATTGGAAAACAGATATTGCGATTTTCTCTTTGAAAACCAATTCATGGGACCAGATTAAGCGTGTCAAATTCCCATATCGGAGTTGCCATCCTATAACTGATGCTGGGTTACTTTTAAATGGAGCTCTTCATTGGTTGGTTTATTCTCGTGATGTGCATGGGGTTGTAATCATTGCCTTTGACATGATTGAAAAGAGTCTACTAGAGATTCCTTTACCTTCTGGTATAGACAAGGGATTAGCATTTCAATTTAGAGGAGGACTTTATTTGAGGGTAATGGGAGATTGTCTTTGTCTGTGTTATACTGGTTGTAGTTATCGCGTAATGGCTGAGATATGGATGATGAAAGAGTATAAAGTGCACTCGTCTTGGACTAAGTCATATGTTCTGCCCACCGATAACATCCCTCATAACTTCTTTCTTCCAATGAGCTTCACCAAATCTGAAGGATTATTTGGATCAAATTGCAGTGGAAGTTTAGTGAAGTTTAATAGCGAAGGAGTTTTAACTGAACAAGCCGCATGCAGAATTAAGTCGTTCAAATCAGATCTATTAGAGTTTGCGGTGTATAAAGAAAGCCTACTCTCCCTCCCTGGTGACTCTGGGGAATTAAGTGAAAATGGCCAACAATAA